A window of Saccharomyces paradoxus chromosome XIII, complete sequence contains these coding sequences:
- the TAP42 gene encoding Tap42p (Essential protein involved in the TOR signaling pathway~similar to YMR028W) produces MASITEQFNDIISIYSAKLEHSSLRQDSPEYQGLLLSTIEKLLNLRTAIFDRLALFSTNETIDDISTTSIKFLAVDYYLGLLISRRQSNDSGVAQRQSMKLIYLKKSIESFISFLTILQDYKLLDPLVSEKLGNFKDRYKPQLSELYAQPKNDKDLSGAQLKRKEKIELFQRNKEVSAKLHYLELELRNDGEDHDHDELLRELYLVRLSQFSLDTFNNIEQNLFECEMLSNFLKNSSHEIESPSTQIRKESNDNDSTGFTDKLENINRPLIDKKGQVLRNFTLVDKRQQLQQKVRGYGQYGPTMSVEEFLDKEFEDGRVLQGGEEPEQVPDEENMHWQDKETYKAREWDEFKESHAKGSGNTMNRG; encoded by the coding sequence ATGGCGTCAATAACAGAACAGTTCAACGATATCATTAGTATATACTCTGCAAAATTAGAACATTCATCTCTAAGGCAGGATTCGCCGGAATATCAGGGCTTATTACTTTCCACGATTgagaaattattaaacttAAGAACCGCAATTTTCGATAGGTTGGCATTGTTTAGTACCAATGAGACCATTGATGATATATCTACTACTTCCATCAAATTTCTAGCAGTTGATTATTATTTGGGATTGTTGATATCAAGACGACAGTCGAATGATTCGGGTGTTGCTCAAAGGCAGTCTATGAAATTGATTTACCTGAAGAAAAGCATTGAGTCTTTCATTAGTTTCTTAACAATATTGCAGGATTATAAGCTTCTGGATCCTTTGGTTAGTGAAAAACTAGGTAACTTCAAGGATCGTTATAAACCACAGCTGAGCGAATTATATGCGCAACctaaaaatgataaagattTATCTGGAGCGCAGTTAAAGAGGAAAGAGAAGATTGAGCTATTTCAGCGCAATAAAGAAGTTAGTGCAAAATTGCACTACTTAGAATTGGAACTAAGAAACGATGGCGAGGACCACGACCATGATGAATTACTAAGAGAACTATATCTGGTGAGGCTAAGCCAATTTAGTCTTGATACGTTCAACAATATTGAACaaaatttatttgaatGTGAAATGCTCTCTAACTTCCTCAAGAATTCCTCACATGAAATCGAATCACCTAGTACtcaaataagaaaagaatcgAACGACAATGATTCCACTGGCTTTACCGATAAATTAGAAAACATAAATAGGCCTTTGATAGACAAAAAAGGCCAAGTCTTGAGGAACTTCACACTTGTCGACAAGAGGCAGCAGTTGCAACAAAAAGTGCGAGGATACGGTCAATATGGACCAACAATGTCGGTGGAGGAATTTTTAgataaagaatttgaagatgGTCGAGTTCTTCAAGGTGGTGAAGAACCAGAGCAAGTACcggatgaagaaaacatgCACTGGCaagataaagaaacttATAAAGCTCGTGAATGGGACGAGTTCAAGGAAAGTCATGCTAAAGGAAGCGGAAACACCATGAATAGAggatag
- the RSF1 gene encoding Rsf1p (Protein required for respiratory growth~similar to YMR030W), protein MKDLNPEMGKSATTKGPSQDNRGMVDIVTLPNFPCNRSVTPHEEINLAPSKMETPRILNMTMIPDYLQKENFSPDFSSATVSAKSSPVNVTHDESLSLGTIGSNNAKSSKYAVQRQQQQQQQQQQQQQQVADFIENNIQLLSSETLNFRSDIMKSLELPIPRRRDIKGNHLSKLLFAKSPLTINTYCQFYDRKTKRICNQEMIWKDKNSREKHGSRKYQRHLSKVHDVQLTPNNFTEFFDHNSPLFQECYDYQSRLMGDLLVEPDTKPKEKKKKQKENANRNLPETGQSLINYQVQQQNVRELQSKIAMNDLIEILIDLNIPFSVLDYQPMRNWLIKYSIISTDTLPDEVYFKTDPDVNELEHNSNSLNNNNNGTPHNHNQNQHTN, encoded by the coding sequence ATGAAGGACCTAAATCCAGAAATGGGAAAATCCGCTACGACTAAAGGCCCTTCTCAAGACAATAGAGGCATGGTTGATATAGTAACGCTGCCTAATTTTCCTTGTAACCGCAGTGTGACTCCTCATGAGGAGATTAATCTGGCGCCCTCCAAAATGGAAACTCCAAGAATACTCAATATGACTATGATACCTGATTATTTACAAAAAGAGAACTTTTCTCcagatttttcttctgccACTGTTTCTGCAAAGTCATCCCCTGTGAACGTTACTCATGACGAGTCGCTTTCATTGGGAACCATTGGATCGAATAATGCAAAAAGCTCTAAGTATGCGGTTCAACggcaacagcagcagcagcagcaacaacaacaacaacaacaacaagtGGCAGATTTCATAGAGAATAATATACAGTTACTTTCTTCAGAAACTCTGAATTTTAGATCAGACATCATGAAATCTTTGGAGCTTCCCATTCCCAGGAGAAGAGATATTAAGGGAAACCATCTATCTAAATTATTGTTTGCTAAATCACCTCTAACTATCAACACATATTGTCAATTTTATGACCGTAAAACCAAGCGAATTTGCAATCAAGAAATGATATGGAAGGATAAGAACAGTAGGGAAAAGCATGGCTCAAGAAAGTATCAAAGGCATTTGAGTAAAGTTCATGACGTTCAACTGACACCAAATAATTTCactgaattttttgatcatAATTCCCCACTTTTCCAGGAATGCTATGACTATCAATCTAGATTGATGGGTGATCTACTTGTTGAGCCAGATACCAAACCcaaagagaagaagaaaaaacaaaaagagaatGCCAACAGAAATCTTCCCGAAACTGGACAGAGCCTTATCAATTACCAGGTTCAACAGCAGAACGTCCGAGAACTTCAATCAAAAATAGCTATGAACGACTTGATAGAGATCCTTATCGATTTAAACATTCCATTTTCTGTCTTAGATTACCAACCAATGAGAAATTGGCTTATCAAATattcaataatttcaacAGATACTTTACCGGATGAAGTATACTTCAAAACTGATCCAGACGTGAATGAGCTGGAACACAATAGCAATAGtttaaataataacaataacggCACACCTCATAATCATAATCAAAACCAACATACCAATTAA
- the FAR8 gene encoding Far8p (Protein involved in recovery from arrest in response to pheromone~similar to YMR029C): MAINQTHVHPHYTLPGVMHYLQTEFTKNERDRITWELERSEMKARIAELEGENRDLKHQLNQIQSKAVSAEGETAKKPVPDSLLKSKLAVQENVKEIIYLLKSPNTVNQLESLNSRDAGSDLHDLEKLNMNTPKEEGSAKTNGMDILNNALLNVKPKPKQDSSRPSSPTKVKSLFSTTNKRENNNTISEIHSELPKVDIISSYGDRMALYDADTKSLEIHQVDANMNSKSVKKMSLGQDSNIVKLLWVSTSKFIVIEKSLHLKLFSISTASLISDLDLLQNSDQQFSFSDIINIDFKNKWLLIAGKNKPQIKIWELGNIEATEDVPINIKETYDITHDNDNGGSNDSTDILDCILGITEKSLILLSSNPYQLTIYDFEGKLLQKIDLKIDTILSGKPDEESYHLFLDRKTSKLLIQLSNERLLVYSFDKKKIVLKEQLTPSSTQPIQLNLNDGIIAISYNNGDFEFRNLDDLKPSIDQFVVANINSSESEGPVIFSSNLMVDSTPVLITVNKNNEILLHKIKI; this comes from the coding sequence ATGGCTATTAACCAGACACATGTTCATCCGCATTACACGTTACCTGGTGTAATGCACTACTTGCAAACGGAATTCACGAAGAATGAAAGAGATAGAATCACTTGGGAGCTTGAAAGGTCGGAAATGAAAGCAAGAATTGCGGAACTAGAGGGGGAAAATAGAGATTTGAAACATCAATTGAATCAAATACAGTCCAAAGCTGTTTCTGCTGAGGGTGAAACGGCAAAAAAACCGGTGCCTGATTCATTATTGAAATCCAAGCTGGCTGTTCAAGAAAACGTGAAGgaaattatttatttgctGAAAAGCCCTAACACGGTCAATCAGTTAGAGTCATTAAATAGCAGAGATGCTGGTTCCGATTTGCATGATTTAGAGAAACTGAACATGAATACTCCCAAGGAGGAGGGCAGTGCCAAGACAAATGGAATggatattttgaataatgCTCTTTTAAATGTCAAACCGAAGCCCAAGCAAGACTCTTCAAGGCCGTCGTCACCGACTAAAGTGAAATCCTTGTTTAGTACAACTAATAAACgtgaaaataataatacaataTCGGAAATTCACTCTGAATTACCGAAAGTCGACATTATCAGCTCTTACGGTGATCGTATGGCACTCTATGATGCGGATACCAAATCGTTAGAAATTCACCAAGTGGATGCAAACATGAATTCCAAATctgtaaagaaaatgtcTCTAGGGCAAGATAGCAACATCGTGAAATTGTTATGGGTTTCGACCTCCAAATTCATTGTTATCGAAAAGAGTTTgcatttgaaattattcTCTATTTCCACCGCATCCTTGATCTCGGATCTGGACCTATTACAAAACTCAGATCAGCAGTTTTCGTTTAGtgatattattaatatagatttcaaaaataaatggtTGCTGATAGCCGGTAAGAACAAACCGcaaatcaaaatttgggAGTTGGGTAATATAGAGGCTACTGAGGATGTCCCAATTAACATAAAAGAAACGTATGACATAACTCATGATAATGATAACGGTGGGAGTAATGATTCCACCGACATTCTGGACTGTATATTGGGTATaacagaaaaatctttAATATTACTGTCTTCAAACCCTTACCAGCTCACTATATATGATTTCGAGGGTAAACTTCTACAAAAAATCGATTTGAAGATCGATACAATATTATCGGGTAAGCCAGATGAAGAAAGCTACCATTTGTTTTTGGATAGAAAAACCTCTAAACTACTAATTCAACTAAGCAATGAGAGGTTGTTGgtttattcttttgataagaaaaaaattgttctAAAGGAACAATTGACTCCATCGTCAACACAACCAATACAACTCAATTTGAATGACGGCATAATCGCTATATCATATAATAATGGAGACTTTGAGTTTAGGAATTTAGATGACCTGAAACCGTCAATCGACCAATTTGTTGTAGCAAACATCAATTCCTCAGAAAGCGAAGGACCtgtgattttttcttcaaatttaatGGTAGATTCCACACCGGTATTAATCACCgtgaataaaaataatgaaatccTCTTGCACAAGATTAAAATATAG